A genome region from Naumovozyma castellii chromosome 5, complete genome includes the following:
- the VTC1 gene encoding Vtc1p (ancestral locus Anc_7.260), protein MSSAPLLQKTPGKKIALPTRVEPKVFFANERTFLSWLNFTVMLGGLGIGLLNFGDKIGKISAGLFTFVAMGTMIYALVTYHWRAAAIRRRGSGPYDDRLGPTLLCFFLLIAVVINFILRLKASNVSAPTTP, encoded by the coding sequence ATGTCATCCGCACCATTATTACAAAAAACCCCTGGAAAGAAGATTGCTTTACCTACCAGAGTTGAACCCAAGGTATTCTTCGCCAATGAACGTACATTTCTTTCATGGTTGAATTTCACAGTGATGTTAGGTGGGTTGGGTATTggtttattaaattttggtGATAAGATAGGTAAAATCAGTGCTGGGTTATTTACTTTCGTTGCTATGGGTACAATGATATATGCATTAGTGACTTATCATTGGAGAGCTGCCGCCATTAGGAGGAGAGGGTCAGGTCCATATGATGACAGACTTGGACCTACTTTGCtttgcttcttcttgttgattGCGGTTGTTATTAACTTTATATTGAGACTGAAGGCAAGTAATGTTTCTGCTCCTACCACGCCTTGA
- the ALD5 gene encoding aldehyde dehydrogenase (NAD(P)(+)) ALD5 (ancestral locus Anc_7.261), whose protein sequence is MFSRTITPRVISRRVIRLYSQLPLRVPVTLPNGLKYEQPTGLFINGDFVPSKQNKIFEVINPSTEEVITPVYEAMEDDVDIAVAAAKKAFKSWSIADPEVRASALFKLANLVEKNAELLASIETADNGKSLLCSRGDVALVSKYLRSCGGWADKINGNVINTGDNHFAYTTREPLGVCGQIIPWNFPLLMWSWKIGPALATGNTVVLKPAETTPLSALFASQLCIEAGIPKGVVNIIPGSGRVVGEKLCKHPDVKKIAFTGSTKTGSHIMKTAADTVKKVTLELGGKSPNIVFADADLDKAIENIAFGIFYNSGEVCCAGSRIYVQDTVYDTVLNKFKKYTENLKVGDPFDESTFQGAQTSKAQLTKILKYVKVGTDEGARVVTGGERFGNKGYFVKPTIFADVKEDMQIVKEEVFGPLVTISKFSTVDEVIDMANDSQYGLAAGIHTKDVNKAIHVSKRIQAGTVWINTYNAFHQNVPFGGFGQSGIGREMGAAALDNYTQVKSVRMAIEKPEY, encoded by the coding sequence ATGTTTTCTCGCACAATAACGCCAAGAGTTATCTCAAGGAGAGTAATCCGTTTATATTCTCAACTCCCATTACGTGTACCAGTCACATTACCTAACGGCCTTAAGTATGAACAACCAACAGGTttattcatcaatggtgATTTCGTTCCCTCGAAACAGAATAAGATTTTCGAAGTCATAAATCCATCCACTGAAGAAGTCATCACTCCCGTATATGAAGCTATGGAAGATGATGTAGACATCGCTGTTGCCGCTGCTAAGAAGGCATTCAAATCATGGTCTATTGCTGATCCAGAAGTTCGTGCTTCtgcattatttaaattagCTAACTTGGTGGAAAAAAATGCAGAACTTTTAGCATCCATTGAAACAGCAGACAATGGTAAATCATTACTTTGTTCCAGAGGTGATGTGGCCCTAgtatccaaatatttacGTTCGTGCGGTGGTTGGGCTGATAAGATCAATGGGAATGTCATAAACACCGGTGATAACCATTTCGCATACACTACAAGAGAGCCATTAGGTGTTTGTGGTCAAATTATCCCCTGGAATTTCCCACTATTGATGTGGTCTTGGAAGATTGGACCTGCATTAGCTACGGGGAATACCGTGGTTTTGAAACCTGCTGAGACAACACCATTATCTGCTCTTTTCGCTTCTCAGCTGTGTATTGAAGCAGGAATTCCAAAGGGTGTAGTTAACATTATCCCTGGTTCAGGTAGAGTCGTTGGTGAGAAGTTATGTAAGCACCCTGATGTGAAGAAGATTGCATTTACCGGGTCCACAAAGACTGGATCTCATATTATGAAAACTGCAGCTGATACTGTGAAGAAAGTTACTTTGGAATTGGGTGGGAAATCCCCAAATATCGTCTTTGCAGATGCTGATTTAGATAAGgcaattgaaaatattgcaTTTGGGATTTTCTATAATTCAGGTGAAGTTTGTTGTGCAGGTTCAAGAATTTATGTTCAAGACACAGTTTATGATACCGtgttgaataaatttaaaaagtACActgaaaatttgaaagtgGGAGATCCATTTGATGAATCTACATTTCAAGGTGCACAAACTTCAAAGGCTCAATTGACTAAGATTCTAAAATACGTTAAAGTTGGAACTGATGAAGGTGCACGTGTGGTTACTGGTGGTGAAAGATTCGGTAATAAAGGTTATTTCGTTAAACCAACAATTTTTGCAGATGTCAAGGAAGATATGCAGATTGTTAAGGAGGAAGTTTTTGGTCCACTTGTCACAATCTCTAAATTCTCCACGGTAGATGAAGTCATTGATATGGCAAACGATTCTCAATATGGTCTAGCAGCAGGTATCCACACCAAGGATGTTAATAAAGCCATCCACGTATCTAAGAGAATTCAAGCAGGTACTGTCTGGATTAACACATATAATGCCTTCCATCAAAATGTTCCATTTGGTGGATTTGGTCAAAGTGGTATTGGTCGTGAGATGGGTGCTGCAGCCCTAGACAACTACACTCAAGTGAAATCAGTTAGAATGGCTATTGAAAAGCCAGAATATTAA
- the RPS24A gene encoding 40S ribosomal protein eS24 (ancestral locus Anc_7.262), whose product MSDAVTIRTRKVITNPLLARKQFVVDVLHPNRANVSKDELREKIAEVYKAEKDAVSVFGFRTQFGGSKSTGFGLVYNSVADAKKFEPTYRLVRYGLAEKVEKASRQQRKQKKNRDKKVFGTGKRRAKKVARRNAD is encoded by the exons ATG TCTGACGCTGTCACTATCCGTACTAGAAAGGTCATCACCAACCCATTATTGGCTAGAAAGCAATTCGTTGTTGACGTCTTACACCCAAACAGAGCTAATGTCTCTAAGGATGAATTACGTGAAAAGATTGCTGAAGTTTACAAGGCTGAAAAGGATGCTGTTTCCGTTTTCGGTTTCAGAACTCAATTCGGTGGTTCCAAGTCTACCGGTTTCGGTTTAGTCTACAACTCTGTTGCTGATGCTAAGAAGTTCGAACCAACCTACAGATTGGTCAGATACGGTTTAGCTGAAAAGGTCGAAAAGGCTTCCAGACAACAAAGAAagcaaaagaagaacagaGACAAGAAGGTCTTCGGTACTGGTAAGAGAAGAGCTAAGAAGGTTGCTCGTCGTAACGCTGATTAA
- the YOS1 gene encoding Yos1p (ancestral locus Anc_7.263): MIFGLGRLFYVILLLINAVAVLSEERFLRRIGLGRSSNEQPVFGQEGNTTKSKVIQLIGAIQTLLRIPLIGINILVIGYELLLG, from the exons ATGATATTTGGGTTGGGGAGGCTATTTTATGTTATCCTCTTACTGATTAATGCAGTAGCTGTTTTAAGTGAAGAAAGGTTCCTAAGAAGAA TTGGTTTGGGAAGAAGTTCAAATGAACAACCAGTCTTTGGACAAGAGGGGAATACAACAAAATCAAAGGTTATACAGTTAATTGGGGCTATTCAAACCCTTCTAAGAA TTCCACTTATTGGCATTAACATCCTTGTAATTGGATATGAATTGTTGTTAGGGTAA
- the PTP3 gene encoding tyrosine protein phosphatase PTP3 (ancestral locus Anc_7.264), protein MSFSSDNSFVHCSDGSLTSEDMENDTDVSKQFFPATINMSPLSNHGMCYSGPTNSPGKASPLSRTSPLCHHNDSPSLLSRSATSPVFPSFKPQEQRFIKPKDCSLITAVELGKIMETVDEQNLLVLDTRPFTEYSKSTVENSIHICLPSTLLRRKNFTLEKLLDNLNGIDQSVLRTKLNLQNLRIIVYDNTTNQTDGAISLACFGITSKLLDYSQLNPEVNYNISILASGFEQFKLIFPDLVDTTESLITSQNNSPTKRSANSTQSQVNLRLQMPQGMKPSCPGLINSPPNNNNNNNDNNIHTSASPVSASSPISALFKFQLPPPQTMSPNLFKISQNEELMNLESYLSAVNIKEEQKSLDEGGSLQSFQFPKRKSSDNRFKDKLSVQIKYEKLMAENNDKIELLNSVIPKWYQDAMKRSKLDFISQYQKLDVRERKRLNNSLSRRRKNFSEIQIVHGSGSNFESTLKKINSHSNLSNSEAIIIPSEGTLPELQKRSYSQPNCIAPLRKGSWVCGIDSESDSDDDKIEISSGVELGTKNRYKDIFPYEHSRVILKKKSVSSISSLPPVIHTISENPIDEMSNSGDITDNYINANYLRLPDFPESAAHGSSISNKNIAKKVRYIATQAPMRSTVFDFFTCVLNNNVPLVVSLTNDIENGIEKCFKYWDTATYRDIQVKLLEEKCISTIDRKFYQETNANDDFILRRIQISYGEGKDVFETLQLQLKNWPDLGTLNAADIIKSIYLKNLVIKKLFQNKVFDDDYVPTILVHCSAGCGRTGTWCTIDSILCNMEAFTILENEHRNSPEAEKLFDPISWTINNFRKQRISMVQNINQFVCIYDCLLYYFSSKLSDLEQLPDNSSKSLKMLFKQLNYLTILENFISNKKNESIPIFM, encoded by the coding sequence ATGTCATTTTCATCCGATAATTCATTTGTACACTGCTCGGATGGAAGTTTGACTTCAGAAGATATGGAAAATGATACAGATGTTAGTAAACAGTTCTTCCCAGCAACAATAAACATGTCACCACTGAGTAACCATGGCATGTGTTATAGTGGCCCAACAAATTCACCCGGTAAGGCATCACCATTGAGTAGGACTAGTCCGTTATGTCATCACAACGATAGTCCATCTCTCCTATCAAGATCGGCCACGTCACCAGTATTTCCAAGCTTTAAACCACAGGAACAACGATTTATTAAACCGAAAGATTGCTCTTTGATTACTGCAGTTGAATTAGGTAAAATTATGGAAACTGTTGATGAACAAAATTTGCTAGTACTTGATACTCGTCCATTTACAGAATATTCTAAATCGACAGTTGAGAATTCCATTCATATTTGTTTGCCATCAACGCttttaagaagaaaaaattttaCCTTGGAGAAGCTGCTAGATAATTTAAATGGGATTGATCAATCAGTATTAAGAACCAAGttaaatttacaaaatttgaGAATTATTGTATACGATAATACGACAAACCAAACAGATGGTGCTATTTCTTTGGCATGTTTCGGGATAACATCAAAGCTATTAGACTATTCTCAACTTAATCCAGAAGtaaattataatatatCAATCCTAGCGTCTGGATTTGAGCAATTTAAACTGATATTTCCAGATTTGGTGGATACTACAGAATCATTAATAACATCACAAAACAATAGTCCCACGAAAAGATCTGCTAATAGCACTCAATCTCAGGTTAATCTGAGATTACAAATGCCACAAGGAATGAAACCATCCTGTCCAGGCTTAATTAATTCACCTcctaataataataataataataatgataataatattcacACAAGTGCTTCGCCTGTCTCAGCATCATCTCCAATTTCAGCTTTATTCAAGTTTCAATTGCCACCTCCACAAACAATGTCCCCAAActtattcaaaatttctcaaaatgAAGAACTTATGAATCTAGAATCATATCTTAGTGCAGtaaatattaaagaagaacagAAATCATTAGATGAGGGAGGATCGCTAcaaagttttcaatttcccAAAAGAAAGTCAAGTGACAATAGATTTAAAGATAAACTATCGGTTCAAATtaaatatgaaaaattaatggcagaaaataatgataagatCGAATTATTAAACAGTGTTATACCGAAATGGTATCAGGATGCTATGAAGAGATCAAAATTGGATTTTATCTCTCAGTATCAAAAACTTGATGTCAGAGAAAGGAAGAGATTGAATAATTCACTATCACGtagaagaaaaaatttctctgaaattcaaattgttcATGGATCTGgatcaaattttgaatcaacactgaaaaaaattaattcacACAgtaatttatcaaattcagaaGCTATCATCATACCGTCTGAAGGAACTCTGCCTGAATTGCAAAAGAGATCATATTCACAACCTAATTGTATCGCACCTCTAAGGAAAGGATCATGGGTGTGTGGGATTGATTCTGAATCTGATTCTGACGACGACAAGATCGAAATATCCTCTGGTGTTGAATTGGGTACCAAAAATAGATATAAGGATATATTCCCCTATGAACATTCAAGAGttatattgaagaagaagtctGTATCATCCATTTCATCTCTTCCTCCTGTAATACATACAATATCAGAAAATCCCATTGATGAGATGTCAAACTCTGGAGACATTACAGATAATTATATTAATGCTAACTATCTTAGGTTACCAGATTTTCCTGAATCGGCCGCTCATGGTAGTTCGATATCCAATAAGAATATTGCTAAAAAAGTTCGTTATATTGCAACTCAAGCTCCTATGAGGTCTACTGTCTTTGACTTCTTCACATGtgttttaaataataatgttcCCTTGGTTGTTTCACTGACTAATGATATAGAGAATGGAATTGagaaatgtttcaaatattggGATACGGCAACTTATAGAGATATTCAGGTAAAATTACTTGAAGAGAAATGTATTTCAACAATTGACAGAAAGTTTTACCAAGAAACTAATGCAAATGATGATTTCATACTTAgaagaattcaaatctCATATGGTGAAGGAAAAGATGTCTTTGAGACTTTACAATTACAGCTCAAGAATTGGCCGGATCTTGGTACACTCAACGCTGCGGACATAATCAAgtcaatatatttgaagaatttggtgatcaaaaaactttttcaaaataaggTATTCGATGATGACTATGTGCCTACAATTTTAGTTCACTGCTCCGCCGGATGTGGTAGAACTGGTACTTGGTGTACGATTGATTCCATATTATGCAATATGGAAGCTTTTACAATTCTAGAAAATGAACATAGAAATTCTCCAGAAGCTgagaaattatttgatcCAATCTCTTGGACtatcaataattttagAAAGCAACGAATATCTATGGTCCAAAATATAAATCAATTTGTGTGCATCTATGATTGTTTGTTATACTATTTTAGTTCGAAACTAAGTGACTTAGAACAGTTGCCGGacaattcatcaaaatcattaaagatGCTATTCAAACAACTTAATTATTTGAccattcttgaaaattttatctctaataagaaaaatgaatcaattccaatatttatGTAA
- the NCAS0E03430 gene encoding uncharacterized protein, with the protein MLFRTSTFAIFFLLTATIPSLVGSIWRNNFDRVSGKLMEMYEANTCVRFLQGGYSTDSLVDAQSSFNSLSQQLKDVKEKYTEQPAYLEVLSMVLKMKVKAFEGIPPLKRSATVDMKLLSRALSFALKFNPDSDADDGYSIKIRNHGVKNDGPADIYVAHTLASLTESNFQAADKDPVSRFEGHKKLYQEGAKTFEFMALIFGACIGLPGIMCQLFMIFGVGQLVRFFIHLIKFSFDLEIHP; encoded by the coding sequence ATGCTATTCAGAACCTCAACATTtgctattttttttcttttgacAGCCACCATCCCCAGCCTAGTTGGTTCAATCTGGAGAAATAATTTCGACAGAGTGTCCGGTAAGCTAATGGAGATGTATGAAGCCAATACCTGTGTGAGGTTCCTTCAGGGGGGATATTCTACAGACTCCCTTGTAGATGCTCAGTCCTCTTTCAATAGCCTCAGCCagcaattgaaagatgtgAAGGAAAAGTACACCGAACAGCCTGCATACCTTGAGGTCCTGTCCATGGTCTTAAAAATGAAAGTAAAGGCGTTCGAGGGCATTCCCCCTTTGAAAAGATCTGCTACCGTCGACATGAAGCTGCTATCAAGGGCCCTTTCTTTTGCCTTGAAATTTAACCCGGACAGTGATGCTGATGATGGTTACAGCATCAAAATAAGGAATCACGGTGTCAAGAATGACGGGCCTGCCGATATTTATGTGGCCCACACCTTGGCGTCATTGACCGAGAGCAACTTTCAGGCAGCTGATAAGGATCCTGTGAGTCGTTTTGAGGGTCACAAAAAACTGTACCAGGAGGGTGCAAAGACATTTGAGTTTATGGCACTCATATTTGGTGCCTGTATTGGTCTCCCAGGAATAATGTGCCAACTTTTTATGATCTTTGGTGTTGGTCAACTGGTCAGATTTTTTATTCACCTGATTAAGTTTTCGTTTGATTTGGAGATTCACCCTTAA
- the MRX1 gene encoding Mrx1p (ancestral locus Anc_7.266) — MLRSLCCRRSLHTYTPHSSQLREKLSHFEKFNVLPNKSKKQLEHLTERKRLKWKKLNKTAYSKDQALHIIRKSYPQSPPPQNLQLGPTSESDLEFLAKSKDKRLIYTILGINGEQLRDARLIARDVQKFLKRGQVEKAVFLTRLAKKKGAAAMNSIMEYYFNELNQPQSAVDMYNWRKKWDIPINEYSNTILFKGLAEQKSSFVSNNTAEMILNIVTRRIESGELNQIEFNAALGALANCTDVTGAFKLYEKQIPGIKRDAITYTWMLRACSRIKTEELFLEMVDELIKTIPGRIIDSRLLFEYCKAFHSRESPSPKIKYACLYALNEYFQLSLTPEFLKNVPNSELQLYPLSHWNIDRKFSVNKHVIGLFVESCLKANCNDVSIKWVKDNLSTSKKTMLDLPIFYSILQAIIKTHPTTCGDECSELFKVTKSMEGIPFSKHTLKLVYKAYERQALRSYTNKDDIKCQNLITNCQKFISENESVYSNTLKEKVYPKQVYQFLFPIIKNCNANGKVSNATLKSITQEFLKTILAGFYNDGNEKESIEKKKYLALEAIRFINTTIERMRMDGFDGDIKKLPTEERKTFHTRRLLLRLKENLLEQITAFEGKDTKSLDEIQTGLKQLTQRLLPKLSENTVPL; from the coding sequence ATGTTGAGAAGCTTATGTTGTCGTCGATCCCTCCACACGTATACACCTCACTCATCTCAACTTCGAGAAAAATTGTcccattttgaaaaatttaacgTCCTACCAAACaaatcaaagaaacaaCTAGAACATCTAACCGAGAGGAAAAGACttaaatggaaaaaattaaacaagACTGCATACTCCAAGGATCAAGCCCTCCATATCATTAGAAAGAGCTACCCCCAGTCCCCACCACCGCAAAATTTACAACTGGGACCCACTAGCGAATCCGATCTGGAATTCCTCGCCAAGAGTAAAGATAAGAGATTAATATATACAATCCTGGGAATCAACGGTGAACAATTACGTGATGCAAGACTTATCGCCAGAGATGTTCAAAAATTCCTAAAGAGGGGACAAGTGGAGAAGGCTGTATTCTTAACTAGACTGGCAAAGAAAAAGGGTGCTGCAGCAATGAATTCCATtatggaatattattttaatgaattaaatcaaCCTCAATCTGCCGTGGATATGTATAATTGGAGGAAAAAATGGGATATACCTATTAATGAGTACTCCAATACAATCTTATTTAAGGGTCTAGCCGAACAAAAATCATCCTTCGTCTCGAACAATACCGCGGAAATGATACTGAACATTGTAACAAGACGGATTGAAAGTGGGGAATTAaatcaaattgaatttaatgcTGCATTAGGCGCTCTGGCTAATTGTACAGATGTCACAGGTGCATTTAAACTTTATGAGAAACAAATCCCAGGTATTAAGAGAGATGCCATCACTTATACATGGATGCTAAGAGCTTGTTCTAGAATTAAAACAGAGgaattatttttggaaatggTAGATGAATTGATTAAGACCATTCCGGGAAGAATCATTGATTCAAGATTactttttgaatattgtaAGGCATTCCACTCCAGAGAATCACCATCTCCAAAGATAAAATATGCATGCCTATACGCATTGAATGAATACTTCCAATTGAGCTTAACCCCTGAATTCTTAAAGAATGTTCCCAATTCAGAATTGCAATTATACCCATTATCCCATTGGAACATTGATAGAAAATTTTCAGTAAATAAACATGTCATTGGATTATTTGTCGAGAGTTGTTTGAAAGCAAATTGTAACGATGTTTCCATCAAATGGGTTAAAGATAATTTATCCACAAGTAAGAAAACTATGCTTGATCTCCCCATTTTCTACAGTATCCTACAAGCAATTATCAAGACTCATCCTACCACTTGTGGTGATGAATGTTCAGAATTATTCAAGGTCACAAAATCTATGGAAGGTATCCCATTTTCCAAACATACTTTAAAATTAGTTTACAAAGCATATGAAAGGCAAGCATTAAGATCTTACACGAATAAAGATGACATCAAATGTCAAAATCTCATAACTAATTGTCAAAAATTCATCTCTGAAAACGAAAGCGTCTATTCTAACACgttaaaagaaaaagtgTACCCAAAGCAAgtttatcaatttcttttcccaataataaaaaattgtaATGCAAACGGGAAAGTCAGCAACGCAACTTTGAAATCGATTACGCAAGAATTTTTAAAGACAATATTAGCTGGATTTTATAATGATGGTAATGAGAAAgaatccattgaaaagaaaaaatatctgGCACTAGAAGCCATTCGCTTTATCAACACAACCATAGAAAGAATGAGAATGGACGGTTTTGATGGTGATATTAAAAAACTACCTACTGAGGAAAGAAAGACTTTTCATACAAGAAGGTTGTTATTAAGACTCAAAGAAAATCTTCTGGAACAAATTACTGCctttgaaggaaaagataCCAAGTCATTGGATGAAATTCAAACCGGTCTCAAACAATTAACACAGCGACTATTGCCCAAACTTTCGGAAAATACCGTACCACTTTAG
- the ICP55 gene encoding aminopeptidase (ancestral locus Anc_7.268), translating to MLRRLTRTRAYSQLQFTNRTRLPLQTGQPIHETRPWKLHSGQLTQGITALEYYERRTKLALPANSALIIQGNQVHHASGAVFYPFQQDTDLYYLTGWNEPDSIMVLESTGSRLHMFVPPKDPFREQWDGFRTGVEGVQEIFNADSALENSQGNIVKYVRDLVKRNDTVYFDSTSANVNLSHRSVILDTLKSSASGKRIVTSTSKVRQLVGEQRLVKSAAEIKLMRCAGRISGRAYNQAFARRFRNERTLHSFLEYQFISGGCDKSAYVPVVAAGSNALCIHYTRNDDVMFDDEMVLVDAAGALGGYCADISRTWPISGTFTQPQRDLYQAVLNVQRKCISLCKAENAFSLHDIHEKSVQFMRQELLNLGIAHIRNWDVTRLYPHYIGHNLGLDVHDVPQMSRYEPLKSGQVITMEPGLYIPDDPEIPEYFRNVGIRIEDDIAVHDTTYTNLTVEAVKELDDLENVMQNGTMTKPREDVINPLDDL from the coding sequence ATGCTTCGCCGACTCACTCGCACCAGAGCTTACTCACAGCTCCAATTCACCAACAGAACACGTCTGCCCCTGCAAACGGGACAACCCATCCACGAAACACGTCCCTGGAAGCTCCATTCGGGCCAACTAACACAGGGGATCACCGCCCTGGAGTACTACGAAAGACGCACCAAGCTGGCTCTCCCGGCCAACTCAGCTCTCATCATACAGGGGAACCAAGTGCATCATGCCTCCGGGGCCGTGTTCTACCCGTTCCAACAGGACACAGATCTGTATTACTTGACCGGGTGGAACGAACCGGACTCCATCATGGTGTTGGAATCCACTGGTTCGCGACTACATATGTTTGTACCCCCAAAGGACCCCTTCAGGGAACAATGGGACGGGTTTAGAACGGGCGTGGAAGGTGTACAGGAGATATTTAATGCGGATTCGGCTCTCGAGAACTCGCAGGGGAATATTGTAAAATATGTAAGGGACCTTGTAAAGAGGAATGATACCGTGTATTTCGATTCTACATCGGCTAATGTAAACTTGTCACATCGAAGTGTCATCCTCGACACTTTGAAATCAAGTGCATCGGGGAAACGTATCGTTACCTCCACTAGTAAAGTGAGACAATTAGTCGGGGAACAACGATTAGTTAAATCTGCTGCGGAGATCAAGTTGATGAGATGTGCCGGTAGGATCTCAGGAAGAGCCTATAATCAGGCATTTGCTCGTAGATTTAGGAATGAGAGAACTTTGCATTCCTTCCTGGAGTACCAATTCATCTCTGGTGGATGTGATAAATCTGCCTATGTCCCCGTCGTCGCAGCAGGGTCCAATGCCCTTTGCATTCATTATACAAGGAATGACGATGTCATGTTCGATGATGAAATGGTTCTAGTGGATGCGGCGGGCGCATTAGGTGGTTATTGTGCTGATATCTCTAGAACCTGGCCCATTTCAGGTACTTTCACACAACCGCAAAGAGATCTTTACCAAGCTGTATTGAATGTGCAAAGGAAATGTATCTCATTATGCAAGGCGGAAAACGCATTTTCATTACATGATATTCATGAAAAGAGTGTGCAATTCATGAGacaagaattattaaatttggGTATTGCTCATATTAGAAATTGGGACGTCACTAGATTATACCCGCATTATATAGGTCATAATCTTGGGTTGGACGTTCATGATGTACCACAAATGTCTCGTTATGAACCTTTGAAATCAGGACAAGTCATCACCATGGAACCTGGTTTGTATATCCCAGATGATCCAGAAATACCGGAATATTTTAGAAATGTGGGAAtaagaattgaagatgatataGCGGTACATGATACTACTTACACCAATTTGACAGTGGAGGCAGTGAAggaattggatgatttggaaaatgtaATGCAGAATGGAACCATGACCAAGCCAAGAGAAGATGTAATTAATCCACTCGATGATTTATAG
- the NCAS0E03460 gene encoding uncharacterized protein (ancestral locus Anc_7.270): MDHWEHYNPYNAAFNKSTGLSGTVSPLDATLELDPLPQQHNHFEGPLHIIYNDTDTTIIRQASLSLSLSPSLSDVDMDSNSDTDSVSDADSIIATKDGIKGARIKRSHIRKYSFCVLGAAIKEQHSELPINTQQKIDLRRYHRHSFPFISTHVANYQPYTSCSSSSVSSEDEDEEDDGDDSQNYTYNSFRPTAHGATCW; the protein is encoded by the coding sequence ATGGACCACTGGGAGCACTATAACCCGTACAACGCAGCCTTCAACAAGTCGACGGGCCTCTCAGGGACTGTGTCGCCTCTGGACGCCACCTTGGAACTGGACCCACTGCCACAACAACACAACCATTTCGAAGGCCCACTGCATATAATATACAATGATACAGACACTACCATCATACGACAAGCTTCCCTTTCTCTCTCGCTTTCTCCTTCTCTTTCAGATGTAGATATGGACTCGAACTCGGACACGGATTCGGTCTCGGACGCTGATTCCATTATCGCTACAAAGGACGGAATAAAGGGCGCCAGGATTAAGAGATCTCATATAAGGAAATACTCGTTTTGCGTGCTGGGTGCAGCGATAAAGGAACAACACAGCGAGCTCCCCATCAACACCCAGCAGAAGATCGATCTGAGAAGGTATCATAGACATTCGTTCCCTTTCATCTCGACGCATGTCGCCAATTATCAACCGTATACGTCGTGTTCTTCCTCGAGCGTGAGTTCCGAGGATGAAGACGAAGAGGACGACGGCGATGATTCCCAAAATTATACATATAACTCATTTAGACCAACGGCTCATGGAGCAACTTGTTGGTGA